One genomic window of Boudabousia tangfeifanii includes the following:
- a CDS encoding IdeS/Mac family cysteine endopeptidase (This family includes IgM or IgG-cleaving cysteine proteases.), giving the protein MSKLSRLVVATFAMVGASSLLVTSLASAAPTSAEHAAPPYEATVQNATIKQGQDLDLTSLISAKVETGLPGELAPEEFSFPNVLTTYGTNIPKLGNPADVPALSPNKFENPPAGQWYNYFDVDYLRWTPDSGWYDANKHYRESLRPYGSGGTDDVACWKATSANQLMWWIKQNRPFVDKYFKTYPDASKELMPGHYLTDGYNEQDYQQILDYYSEHFVDKPGDPTGGNQWFITGEKTAAVNAPFKDEEFGKNFKGFFGKAFNTSSMASATPLTNYIKFPRSNALKQFSDFVIDAMKNHRSIGFELVYSGGYRHAVTLWGAEVNENQLVDYIYYTDSDTNNKAYQTTSLMTRLKVLSSDDGRSIYADINYELENPQSSSPGISAVNSLDLGRKVWDDWAREQLPKVTFKVRDNGGFNQNVPGTYTIKYVDNFGQEVAKTARVTVLGNKKPATPEPTKEPTPEQTAEPTPAPVVPAPEPTKEPTVEPTPAPTAEPTKEPTVEPTPAPTVEPSVEPTLEPTPTPVVPTPAPSLEPTKEPTVEATVEATPEPSTEPTAEPAPAPEPTKEATAEPTVEATPEPSVEPTVEATAEPTPVPVVPTSEPSVEPTKEPTAEPVPMPSAEPTVETPVSPVPPKPQPEPKPVLPKPAPKPTPVPPVKPVPVPQPSVEPTPAPKPPVKPAPAKPVKPAPKPPVKPDPRPTPTPKPPVKPAPVQPKPTPVPPVKPAPVQPKPEPTPVLPDPKPTPKPLPPVKPAPVKPAPAPVTPKPAPTKPAPVKPAPAKPVKPTPAPAKPTPAPAKPAPQQPTPAKQCFPFNVAIAPQVEARLFEDVPLNQWLSPEVYWARSNGITTGWADNTFRPLNGTKRQDMAAFLYRLAGSPQVKSNHVGFTDVSANHPFARQIAWMESTGISTGWADGTFRPNEMVTRDAMAAFLMRFASEYSDVVSPAVRPQNLKLDNVKVPLKDVDVNGLHGKAMRWIWASGVSTGWADQTYRPLNHVNRDAMVTFIYRLINNQAKTDC; this is encoded by the coding sequence ATGTCGAAGCTATCCAGACTTGTTGTTGCCACCTTTGCGATGGTGGGTGCCTCCTCTTTGCTGGTCACCTCTTTGGCGAGCGCCGCACCTACTTCTGCCGAGCACGCCGCTCCCCCTTATGAGGCAACGGTGCAAAATGCCACCATTAAACAAGGACAGGATCTCGATCTTACTTCCTTGATCAGTGCGAAGGTGGAGACTGGTTTACCGGGAGAGTTGGCACCTGAAGAGTTTAGCTTTCCGAACGTACTAACCACCTATGGCACCAACATTCCAAAGCTTGGTAATCCTGCGGATGTGCCGGCCCTTTCACCCAATAAGTTTGAAAATCCCCCGGCTGGGCAATGGTATAACTATTTCGACGTAGATTACCTTCGTTGGACTCCTGATAGTGGCTGGTATGACGCCAATAAGCACTATCGAGAGTCGCTTCGCCCCTATGGTAGTGGTGGCACTGATGACGTAGCTTGCTGGAAGGCCACTAGCGCCAATCAACTGATGTGGTGGATTAAGCAGAATCGACCGTTTGTCGATAAATACTTTAAGACTTATCCAGATGCCTCTAAGGAACTGATGCCTGGGCACTATCTGACTGACGGCTACAATGAGCAAGATTACCAACAGATCTTGGACTACTATTCGGAACATTTTGTTGATAAACCGGGTGATCCTACTGGTGGCAATCAGTGGTTTATCACCGGCGAAAAAACTGCGGCAGTGAATGCTCCTTTTAAGGATGAAGAGTTTGGAAAAAACTTTAAGGGATTCTTTGGCAAGGCATTCAACACGTCATCGATGGCAAGTGCTACCCCACTGACTAACTACATTAAGTTCCCTCGTTCAAATGCGCTCAAACAGTTCTCTGATTTCGTGATCGATGCGATGAAGAATCACCGTTCGATTGGTTTTGAACTTGTATACTCTGGCGGTTATCGCCATGCAGTTACCTTGTGGGGTGCCGAGGTTAATGAGAATCAGCTAGTTGATTACATTTACTACACTGACAGCGACACGAACAACAAGGCGTATCAAACCACTTCTTTGATGACGCGACTTAAGGTTTTGAGCTCTGACGACGGTCGCTCAATCTATGCTGATATCAACTATGAACTCGAAAATCCTCAGTCATCTTCACCAGGTATCTCGGCAGTAAACTCTCTCGATCTTGGCCGAAAGGTTTGGGATGATTGGGCTCGCGAGCAGCTACCTAAGGTGACCTTTAAGGTTCGTGACAATGGTGGCTTTAACCAGAACGTTCCGGGCACCTACACCATTAAATATGTAGATAACTTTGGACAAGAGGTAGCAAAGACAGCCCGGGTAACTGTGCTAGGCAATAAAAAGCCTGCAACGCCGGAGCCAACGAAGGAACCTACACCCGAGCAGACTGCCGAGCCTACTCCAGCCCCGGTTGTTCCTGCTCCAGAGCCAACCAAGGAACCAACTGTCGAGCCGACTCCGGCGCCAACGGCCGAACCAACTAAGGAACCTACCGTTGAGCCCACTCCGGCGCCAACCGTGGAACCATCTGTTGAGCCAACCTTGGAACCAACCCCTACCCCGGTTGTGCCCACTCCAGCACCTAGCTTGGAGCCGACAAAGGAACCAACGGTAGAGGCTACTGTTGAAGCAACCCCGGAGCCTTCGACTGAACCTACCGCAGAGCCTGCACCTGCGCCCGAACCAACTAAGGAAGCAACGGCAGAACCTACCGTAGAGGCAACTCCGGAACCATCGGTTGAACCGACTGTCGAAGCAACAGCTGAACCCACACCGGTACCTGTGGTTCCCACTTCGGAACCTTCAGTGGAACCGACCAAGGAGCCGACCGCAGAACCAGTTCCAATGCCTTCGGCTGAGCCTACTGTTGAAACCCCTGTTTCTCCAGTACCTCCAAAGCCACAGCCGGAACCTAAACCGGTTCTACCTAAGCCAGCACCAAAGCCAACTCCAGTGCCCCCGGTGAAACCGGTACCAGTTCCGCAGCCTTCAGTTGAGCCGACTCCTGCGCCGAAACCACCGGTAAAACCGGCTCCGGCAAAACCAGTCAAGCCAGCACCAAAACCACCGGTAAAGCCAGATCCACGGCCTACCCCGACCCCCAAGCCGCCGGTTAAACCTGCACCTGTGCAGCCTAAGCCGACCCCAGTGCCCCCGGTTAAACCTGCACCTGTGCAGCCTAAGCCCGAACCGACTCCGGTATTGCCTGATCCGAAGCCGACTCCAAAGCCGCTTCCTCCGGTAAAGCCTGCTCCGGTCAAACCGGCTCCTGCTCCAGTTACTCCTAAACCGGCACCTACCAAGCCGGCACCGGTCAAACCAGCACCAGCAAAGCCGGTTAAGCCAACTCCGGCTCCAGCTAAACCGACGCCAGCTCCGGCTAAACCAGCGCCACAGCAACCGACACCTGCCAAGCAGTGCTTCCCATTCAATGTGGCTATAGCTCCCCAGGTTGAGGCTCGCCTTTTCGAGGACGTGCCTCTGAATCAGTGGCTCTCGCCTGAGGTTTACTGGGCTCGTTCCAATGGCATCACTACTGGTTGGGCCGATAATACTTTCCGTCCATTAAACGGCACCAAGCGTCAGGATATGGCTGCTTTCCTCTACCGTTTGGCTGGTAGCCCACAGGTCAAATCCAATCATGTTGGTTTCACCGATGTTTCTGCTAACCACCCATTCGCTCGTCAGATTGCTTGGATGGAATCCACCGGCATTTCCACTGGTTGGGCTGATGGCACTTTCCGCCCAAATGAGATGGTTACCCGCGATGCTATGGCTGCATTCCTGATGCGTTTTGCCAGCGAGTACTCCGACGTCGTTTCGCCGGCGGTTCGCCCCCAAAACCTCAAGCTTGATAATGTCAAGGTGCCACTGAAGGATGTTGACGTCAATGGTTTGCATGGTAAGGCAATGCGTTGGATCTGGGCCTCCGGTGTTTCCACCGGATGGGCCGATCAAACCTACCGACCACTAAACCACGTTAACCGAGACGCTATGGTCACTTTCATCTACCGCCTGATCAACAACCAAGCAAAGACTGATTGCTGA
- a CDS encoding S66 family peptidase gives MAHQLLKPTPLKPGDKVAILSPAWSAPSYFPQIHRQAMERVEKLLGLEPVEYPTTSKMGASPKERAEDVNAAFADPEIRAIFTTIGGDDEITVTPHLDSQLPKADPKPFFGYSDNTNISNWLWQNGVGSYYGGSTMVHLGPAQVDEEHLTTLKAALFAEGDLQLPIPTESEDFGHDWSSPAALDQPYPRTPSPKLEFLASDEKVRGATWGGCLEVIDQLALADRLPSAEQIEGKILLFETSEIIPPPEYVGRWIRALGQRGYLDAASALAFAQPVVADRDNPMPPEILAAKHEAYVEYLLANIAPYRSDLLVCLNLPFGHTRPQLVLPYGGEITLDPKTETVTAHY, from the coding sequence ATGGCTCATCAACTGCTCAAACCAACCCCGCTAAAACCCGGCGACAAAGTGGCGATCCTTTCACCTGCTTGGTCTGCGCCCTCGTACTTTCCGCAAATCCACCGTCAAGCCATGGAACGGGTTGAAAAACTACTTGGATTAGAGCCAGTCGAATACCCCACCACCAGTAAAATGGGGGCCAGCCCAAAGGAACGAGCCGAGGACGTCAACGCTGCTTTTGCCGACCCAGAAATTAGAGCCATCTTCACCACCATCGGGGGAGATGACGAAATCACCGTCACCCCACACCTTGACTCGCAGTTACCCAAAGCAGACCCCAAGCCATTCTTCGGCTACTCCGATAACACCAACATCTCGAACTGGCTCTGGCAAAACGGAGTAGGGAGCTACTATGGCGGTTCCACCATGGTGCACCTCGGACCTGCACAAGTCGACGAAGAACACTTGACCACTCTCAAAGCTGCGCTATTTGCCGAGGGCGACCTACAACTGCCTATCCCCACCGAATCGGAAGACTTCGGGCACGACTGGTCCAGCCCAGCCGCGCTAGATCAGCCCTACCCAAGAACCCCATCACCCAAACTCGAATTCCTCGCCTCCGACGAAAAAGTTCGAGGCGCAACCTGGGGCGGCTGCCTCGAAGTAATCGACCAACTAGCCCTCGCCGACCGGCTACCAAGTGCCGAACAAATCGAAGGGAAAATCCTCCTCTTTGAAACCTCCGAAATCATTCCTCCGCCCGAATATGTCGGACGCTGGATCCGCGCCCTCGGCCAGCGAGGATACCTCGACGCTGCCAGTGCACTCGCTTTCGCACAACCAGTCGTAGCTGACCGAGACAACCCCATGCCACCAGAAATCCTCGCCGCCAAACACGAGGCCTACGTGGAATACCTGCTAGCCAACATCGCCCCATACCGCAGTGACCTACTGGTTTGCCTCAACCTGCCATTCGGACACACCAGACCCCAACTAGTCCTCCCATACGGCGGCGAAATCACCCTCGACCCGAAAACAGAAACCGTCACCGCTCACTACTAA